Part of the Leucoraja erinacea ecotype New England unplaced genomic scaffold, Leri_hhj_1 Leri_353S, whole genome shotgun sequence genome is shown below.
gttgaagcccttgccgcactgggtacaggtgtaggggcgcacGCCAGAGTGGGTGCGTTGGTGCTCCAACAGGCTGGTGGATCTGGTAaaacccttgccgcactgggcacaggtgtaggggcgctcgccggtgtgggtgcgctggtgcatcagcaggctgctggactgggtgaagcccttgccgcactgggcgcaggtgtaggggcgctcgccggtgtgggtgcgctggtgcttcagcagggtGCTGGAGtcagtgaagcccttgccgcactgggcgcaggtgtaggggcgctcagcggtgtgggtgcgctggtgcttcagcaggtagtcgtactgggtgaagcccttgccgcactggacacaggtgtaggggcgctcgccggtgtgggtgcgctggtgcttcagcaggtagCCGTATTGGGTGAAGTCCTTGccacactgggcacaggtgtaggggcgctcgctggtgtgggtgcgctggtgctcctgcAGGcggctggagtgggtgaagcccatgccgcactgggcacaggtgtagggtcGGTCGCCAGTGTGGGTGCTCTGGTGCTGCAGCAGGCCACTGGCCTGAGTGAAGTCCATGccacagtcgctgcaggtgtagggccgctccccagtgtgcaggcgcctgtgcactTTCAGGTTCGTGGACGACTTGAAGGCTTTgctgcagtcggagcaggtgaagggccgctcactgctgtgcacccgccggtggtccCACAGCCCCGACAACCTGGTAAAgttcttgccgcaggtggagcagggCTTCTCACCCGTGTGCACTTGCTGGTGGGCCTTCAGGTCACTCGCCGTCTTGAAATTCTTTTCGCACtccgagcagtcgaaggggcgttctcccgtgtgcatccGCCGGTGAGACTCCAGCTTGCTCGGGCACtggcaggccttgccacacatgttgcactcataacgcttctccttgttttgCCCTGCCATGTGGTCCTCCACtgaagctcagcccctcaaagctcagcccgcacaccgggCAGATggggggctcaccggcaccctggccgccctcaatggccgctcaaaTCTTCgactctccgtccacagcaacgactcctaaaccctgcaggaggggaacagagAGTCAACAAGCtagcaaacaggacattactaactcGTGAACATTACTCAtgcttgaagggggggggggggcgggtgaatGGGGGGATTGGGAGGTGatcggggggggatgggagagtgagaggggtgatatgatgggggggaaggaggggagagttgGTGAGGAGGcaatgggggaaagggggggggcacactgacatggggggggctgagagaggggggggggggcacactgacatgggggggtgctgagagggggggggggggcacactgaCATGGGGGGTGCTGAGCATCCGGGCACTGAGTCAATCCAGGAGAGAAAGACAGATAGAGAGTTATCTGTGTGTACATTGTCCTACAGTCGTTCAGTTAAACCAGATTGACCAACCTCGCAGGttggagatagagagatagagagagacagagagagactgtGTCCCGACTCCCCGCTCCCCTCAGCCGCATCATTACTCCTCCACCACCCCGGCCGCACGGCGCCTACCCATCAGCCCCACCCGAGATTGATGGTAGTGTTGCGGCGGCGGCGGAACCCGGCGCAGGCCCGACCCCAGGCCCAGGCCGGCTCCCCGAGCGCTCCGCCAACTACAGGCCCAGTCACTGTCTCCCGGGTGCGAGGCCGGAggaatggaccccccccccccgcgcaccgAATCCACCAGATAGCGTGCTCAGCCCTGATCCACCGGAGCCTCTCACCACGCCCAGCCTGGGTACTCACGGCTCATTCCGCCTGCCCGCTGACTGTTGCCCCAGAGACAGAGAGACCGCGTTACGCGTGGGGGAGAGACGGTCATCAGCTGGGAAATGACGTTGCTGAGAAGGGCTTCACCCAATACGGctacctgctgaagcaccagcgcacccacaccagtgagcgcccctacacctgtgcccagtgcggaaAGGGCTTCACCCAATAGGACttcctgctgaagcaccagcacacacacaccagtgagcgcccctacacctgcgcccagtgcggcaattttgtgaggggagaggggggggggggccaaagagtaggaataaacgggtccttttcagaatggcaggcagtgactagtggggtaccgcaaggctcagtgctgggaccccagctatttacaatatatattaatgatttggactagggaattgaatgcaacatctccaagtttgcggatgacacaaagctgggggcagtgttagcagtgaggaggatgctaggagacttggatagactgggtgaatgaatggcagatgcagtataatgtggataaatgttatccactttggtggcaaaaacaggaaggtagactattatctgaatggtggccgattaggaaaaggggagatgcaacgagacctgggtgtcatgctacaccagtcattgaaagtaggcatgcaggtgcagcaggctgtgaagaaagcgaatggtatgttagcattcatagtaaaaggatttgagtataggagcagggaggttctactgcaggtgtacagggtcttggtgagactacacctggagtattgcatacagttttggtctcctaatctgaggaaatacattcttgccatagagggaatacagagaaggttcaccagactgattcctgggatgtcaggactttcatatgaagaaagactgggtagactctgcttgtactcgctagaatttagaagattggggggatcttatagaaacttacaaaattcttaaggggttggacaggctagatgcaggaagattgttcccgatgtcggggaagtccagaacaacgggtttcagtttaaggataagggggaaatcttttaggaccgagatgagaaaaacattttttacacagagagtggtgaatctctggaattctctgccacagaggtagttgatgccagttcattgcctatatttaagagggacttagatgtggcccttgtggctaaaggtattagggggtatggagagaaggcaggtacatga
Proteins encoded:
- the LOC129693577 gene encoding zinc finger protein 135-like, coding for MAGQNKEKRYECNMCGKACQCPSKLESHRRMHTGERPFDCSECEKNFKTASDLKAHQQVHTGEKPCSTCGKNFTRLSGLWDHRRVHSSERPFTCSDCSKAFKSSTNLKVHRRLHTGERPYTCSDCGMDFTQASGLLQHQSTHTGDRPYTCAQCGMGFTHSSRLQEHQRTHTSERPYTCAQCGKDFTQYGYLLKHQRTHTGERPYTCVQCGKGFTQYDYLLKHQRTHTAERPYTCAQCGKGFTDSSTLLKHQRTHTGERPYTCAQCGKGFTQSSSLLMHQRTHTGERPYTCAQCGKGFTRSTSLLEHQRTHSGVRPYTCTQCGKGFNRSTRLLEHQRTHTGECPNTCTQ